The Changchengzhania lutea genomic sequence AAAGAACTTTTCATGCACCTATAAAATTAGTTTGGGAAGCCTGGACACAACCTGAACATATTGCGCAATGGTGGAGTCCAAAAGGAATGGAAACGAAAGTAATTGAACACGATTTTAAAGTTGGAGGGAAATGGAAGTATGTTATGCCAATGCCAGACGGGAAAGAATTTATTGCAGAAGGCATATATTCTGAGATTGTTGAACTTGAAAAGATAATTTCATCAGCGGACTTCAAACCAATGACCGAAGGTGTAGAAATACAAGCGATGTTTGAGGGAAATGGTAATAAAACCAACTTTACTTTTAATGTTGTTCATCCTACAGAGGAATATAAAATACAACAAGAAAAAATGGGTATTATGAATGGTTGGGGCTCTGTTTTTGCAAGGTTGGAAGAGTTTCTAAAATAGAAATAAAATAATAAATAAGACAATTATGAATAAGCAAACAGGTTGGAAGCCAATTCCACTAGCTTTAAAAATACTTTTTGTGGTGTTTATTTTGTGGTCTATAGGAGCTGTCTTAAATCTTCCTAATCTATTTGAATCGGGATTACCTCTTTTTGGAATATTTGTGCATGGAATAGTTGCCAGTCTAATTGTACTGTTTTTAGATATTATTGGGCCAATCATCTTTCTATTCGGCTTATGGAATAGAAAACCATGGGCTCCGGTATGGGCCTTCTTTTACATAGGATTCTTCATTCTCAATAACACAGTTGCTTTTTTTACCGTAAGAGAACAATTGGGACTTGTGCAAATTCTTATTCCAATCGTCGCTAGTGTTATCTTTATAATAGTCATATATACAAAAAGAAGTTATTTTAAATAAAGAAGAGGTTTAGTATTTTTTTAGAATAAACAACTATTAATATTCAATAGGATTATAAACTTTAATTTAACTAGATATTA encodes the following:
- a CDS encoding SRPBCC family protein; this translates as MSNSNNRTVTIKRTFHAPIKLVWEAWTQPEHIAQWWSPKGMETKVIEHDFKVGGKWKYVMPMPDGKEFIAEGIYSEIVELEKIISSADFKPMTEGVEIQAMFEGNGNKTNFTFNVVHPTEEYKIQQEKMGIMNGWGSVFARLEEFLK